In Vitis vinifera cultivar Pinot Noir 40024 chromosome 17, ASM3070453v1, one genomic interval encodes:
- the LOC100245771 gene encoding transcription factor MYBS1, giving the protein MSSEVPVWSREEEKAFENAIAMHWTEDCKEVWDKIASMVPGKSVDELKQHYQFLVEDVNAIEAGHIPLPNYAADEASSSSVKDHHALPSATSDKRSNCGFGGGFSGLGHDSAVQGGKGGSRSEQERRKGIPWTEEEHRLFLLGLDKFGKGDWRSISRNFVISRTPTQVASHAQKYFIRLNSMNRDRRRSSIHDITSVNNGDVSTPQAPITGQQGNGNPASAAAAGVGPPLKHHRAQPSMPAGALGMYGTPMGHPVAAPPGHMASAVGTPVMLPPGPHAPPYVVPVAYPMAPPPMHQ; this is encoded by the exons ATGTCAAGTGAAGTTCCAGTATGGAGCAGAGAGGAAGAGAAGGCTTTCGAGAATGCTATTGCCATGCACTGGACCGAAGACTGCAAGGAGGTGTGGGACAAGATTGCTTCCATGGTTCCTGGCAAGAGCGTTGATGAGCTGAAGCAACACTACCAATTTCTCGTTGAGGATGTGAATGCAATTGAGGCTGGTCATATCCCACTTCCCAACTATGCTGCCGATGAAGCCTCGTCTTCTTCTGTCAAGGACCATCATGCTCTTCCCTCTGCCACTTCTGATAAGCGATCCAATTGCGGTTTCGGAGGTGGGTTTTCAGGATTGGGTCATGACTCAGCTGTACAAGGAGGGAAAGGAGGATCTAGGTCGGAGCAGGAGCGGCGGAAAGGCATTCCATGGACAGAAGAGGAGCATAG GCTGTTTCTACTGGGTCTGgacaagtttggaaaaggggatTGGAGAAGCATTTCCAGGAACTTTGTAATCTCCAGGACTCCCACTCAAGTGGCGAGCCACGCACAGAAGTACTTTATTCGCCTGAATTCCATGAACAGGGATAGGAGGAGATCCAGTATCCATGACATTACAAGTGTGAACAATGGCGATGTGTCAACCCCTCAAGCTCCAATTACCGGCCAGCAGGGCAACGGCAACCCAGCAAGCGCAGCTGCAGCTGGTGTGGGACCACCCCTGAAGCACCACAGGGCTCAGCCAAGCATGCCAGCAGGTGCTCTGGGAATGTATGGAACACCTATGGGACATCCAGTGGCCGCTCCTCCAGGGCATATGGCATCAGCAGTTGGGACTCCTGTTATGCTTCCTCCTGGACCCCATGCACCTCCCTATGTTGTCCCAGTTGCTTACCCCATGGCACCACCTCCAATGCACCAATAG